In Mucilaginibacter celer, one DNA window encodes the following:
- a CDS encoding GntR family transcriptional regulator — MKLSIDHKSPIPLHIQAEQLLRELIKDPAYQGGKLLPNEVELAKKLAISRTTLRQAINKLVYDELLIRKKGFGTKVATSKISSKAMNWLSFSQEMKARGITVKNYELHVSWVLPDENVASFFEIGTDKKILKMERLRGNSEDPFVYFISYFHPRIGLTGEEDFKRPLYEMLEEEHSTIANLSKEEISAVRADKFVAGKLEIESGSPVLFRKRFVYDHGERPMEYNVGYYKAESFVYAVESRRIENS, encoded by the coding sequence ATGAAACTATCCATCGATCATAAAAGCCCGATCCCCTTACATATCCAGGCCGAACAATTGCTGCGCGAGCTGATAAAAGATCCCGCTTACCAGGGTGGCAAACTGCTGCCTAACGAGGTTGAACTGGCCAAAAAACTGGCTATTTCGCGCACTACCCTGCGGCAGGCTATCAATAAACTGGTTTACGATGAACTGCTGATCCGCAAAAAAGGGTTCGGCACCAAGGTTGCCACGTCCAAAATCAGTTCGAAGGCTATGAACTGGCTTAGCTTTTCGCAGGAAATGAAGGCAAGGGGAATCACGGTTAAAAATTATGAGCTTCATGTAAGCTGGGTTTTACCCGACGAGAATGTTGCCAGCTTTTTTGAAATAGGAACCGACAAAAAGATCCTGAAAATGGAAAGACTGCGCGGCAACAGCGAAGATCCTTTTGTTTACTTTATTTCGTATTTTCACCCAAGGATAGGCCTTACCGGCGAAGAAGATTTTAAACGCCCGCTTTACGAAATGCTTGAAGAAGAGCATTCAACCATAGCCAACCTCTCCAAAGAAGAAATAAGCGCAGTAAGGGCTGATAAATTTGTAGCCGGCAAGCTCGAAATTGAAAGCGGCAGCCCGGTGCTTTTTCGCAAAAGGTTTGTTTATGATCATGGCGAACGCCCTATGGAATACAACGTAGGCTACTACAAAGCCGAAAGTTTTGTTTACGCTGTGGAAAGCAGGCGGATTGAAAACAGCTGA
- a CDS encoding OsmC family protein, with translation MKRIAKAHWNGTLQEGKGEISTQSNVLNDTQYSFKTRFADGIGTNPEELIAAAHAGCFSMALSATLAHHNITAGDIFTTATVDLDMQALSITGIHLDLRASVIEGVDEATFTEIAEGAKAHCIVSKALNVPITLTVVYA, from the coding sequence ATGAAACGTATAGCAAAAGCACATTGGAACGGTACCTTGCAAGAAGGCAAAGGAGAAATCAGCACACAAAGCAATGTGCTTAACGATACCCAATATTCATTTAAAACCCGCTTTGCCGATGGCATCGGTACCAATCCTGAAGAATTGATCGCAGCCGCGCATGCAGGTTGCTTTTCGATGGCCCTTAGCGCAACCCTGGCCCATCACAACATCACCGCCGGCGATATTTTTACTACAGCCACAGTAGATCTGGATATGCAGGCATTAAGCATCACGGGCATACATTTAGATTTGCGGGCCAGCGTAATTGAAGGTGTTGATGAAGCAACATTTACCGAAATTGCCGAAGGGGCAAAGGCGCACTGCATTGTATCCAAAGCTTTGAATGTGCCAATAACATTAACGGTTGTTTACGCTTAA
- a CDS encoding alpha/beta fold hydrolase, producing the protein MSQDLNTGNTPFTHETVPTAFIDVKGTKFAYRTFGQQEGTPVVFLQHFTGTLDNWDPAVTNEFAKTYPVILFDNKGVGSSEGETPATVAEMANDAYDFINALGLKEVYLLGFSLGGFIAQNLAESYPELVSKVILAGTGPKGSEGITEIVNVVTAGMSDGPAKVLRNIFFTKTSNGVEAGEQFLERLQLRKENRDTPTASATVNAQATAIITYGYEKDPEHRQLRNIKQPVLIVNGTNDLIVPSVNSFTLSQHLINSKLILWSDSGHGAIFQYSQDFVKEANAFLAAE; encoded by the coding sequence ATGTCGCAAGATTTAAACACGGGTAATACTCCATTTACTCACGAAACAGTCCCTACAGCCTTTATTGATGTTAAAGGCACCAAATTCGCTTACCGCACATTCGGACAGCAGGAGGGCACGCCGGTAGTATTTTTACAACACTTTACAGGCACTTTAGATAACTGGGACCCGGCGGTTACCAATGAGTTTGCTAAAACATACCCTGTTATTTTATTTGATAACAAAGGTGTTGGCAGCAGCGAAGGCGAAACCCCGGCTACCGTAGCCGAAATGGCCAATGATGCCTATGATTTTATCAATGCTTTGGGCCTGAAAGAAGTTTATTTACTTGGTTTTTCGTTGGGTGGCTTCATTGCCCAAAACCTGGCGGAAAGCTATCCTGAACTGGTAAGCAAAGTAATTTTAGCAGGCACCGGCCCGAAGGGTAGCGAGGGCATAACCGAAATTGTGAACGTGGTAACCGCCGGCATGTCTGACGGCCCGGCAAAGGTTTTGCGGAATATATTTTTCACCAAAACAAGCAATGGCGTTGAGGCCGGCGAACAATTCCTTGAGCGTTTGCAGTTAAGAAAAGAGAACCGCGATACCCCTACAGCTTCGGCAACGGTAAATGCACAGGCAACAGCCATTATTACCTACGGCTATGAAAAAGACCCGGAACACCGGCAACTGCGCAATATTAAACAGCCCGTTTTGATTGTAAACGGAACTAACGATTTGATCGTACCTTCTGTCAACTCGTTCACGTTATCACAGCACCTCATCAATTCAAAACTCATTTTGTGGAGTGATTCGGGCCATGGCGCTATATTTCAATACAGCCAGGATTTTGTGAAGGAAGCCAATGCTTTTTTAGCAGCAGAATAA
- a CDS encoding alpha/beta fold hydrolase, whose protein sequence is MKTAIIMMAMSVLGFTAQAQKSTNKNSKTVVLVHGAWSDASSWDAVTPLLKAQGEEVITINLTGHGKDTTSFAGITFQTYVNQVKAAIGTRTNVVLVGHSFAGMVISQVAEEEPTQIKELIFLAAALPHDGDSLLSLAQQDPGSHIGKSLTIDKEHGAAIIAKDAAADIFAADAPQPVQEYIAANLKPEPLAPLATPVHLTEKNFGSVKKVYIHTANDHAISYPAQQYMVKNNKVAKVYTLQSSHTPFISMPDKLAAILIAESK, encoded by the coding sequence ATGAAAACAGCAATAATAATGATGGCAATGAGTGTATTAGGTTTTACCGCTCAAGCCCAAAAATCAACTAACAAAAATTCTAAAACCGTTGTACTTGTTCACGGAGCCTGGTCTGATGCATCTTCATGGGATGCGGTAACCCCGCTGTTAAAAGCCCAGGGCGAAGAGGTAATTACTATTAACCTTACAGGCCACGGAAAAGATACTACCTCATTTGCCGGTATTACCTTTCAAACTTATGTTAACCAGGTAAAAGCAGCTATCGGTACCCGCACCAACGTAGTTTTGGTAGGGCATAGTTTCGCGGGAATGGTGATCAGCCAGGTTGCTGAAGAAGAGCCCACACAAATTAAAGAACTGATTTTCCTTGCGGCAGCATTACCGCATGACGGCGACAGCCTTTTATCGCTGGCACAACAGGATCCCGGATCTCACATCGGCAAATCGCTTACTATCGACAAAGAGCACGGTGCCGCTATCATCGCCAAAGACGCCGCGGCCGATATCTTCGCCGCCGATGCACCACAGCCGGTTCAGGAATATATTGCAGCCAACCTAAAACCAGAACCACTGGCACCACTGGCCACACCTGTACACCTTACCGAGAAGAACTTTGGCAGCGTTAAAAAAGTATATATCCACACCGCGAATGACCATGCCATCAGCTATCCTGCACAGCAGTATATGGTAAAAAACAACAAAGTGGCTAAAGTATACACACTGCAAAGCAGCCATACTCCATTCATTTCTATGCCCGATAAACTGGCCGCAATTCTGATTGCCGAAAGCAAATAA
- a CDS encoding sigma-54-dependent transcriptional regulator → MNNKILIVEDQFIEANSLRISLQKAGYAVCEIASTVEEAIKIKNKEKPNLVLLDIRLQGKLSGIDLARILRSENIAFIFISANSSKEILDAAKTTRPYGFIVKPFRDKDVLVAIEVALYLHQQNQEVISKDQFSTNEIPGDGLTGIIGESPAMAAVLNNIKTVSNSSISVLILGESGTGKELVARCIHRISQRRDKPYIVVNCATLPANLVESELFGHEKGAFTGAQEKRTGKFEQANEGTVFLDEIGELPQDLQIKLLRVLQEKEIDVIGGKKKAIDVRIIAATNRNLEEEVAAGRFRLDLFYRLYVFPVHLPPLRERKEDLLLLANHFLRIYSQKEKKAVTRLSAGALDAMLNYSWPGNIRELENIIARSVLLAKGDTVTDLQLLSFQQKSAPVLSAAAPKTMEENEREYIISIINQCNGKLQGLNGAAKMMNINVSTLRSRMKKLGISKTKYS, encoded by the coding sequence ATGAATAACAAAATACTCATTGTTGAAGACCAGTTTATAGAAGCTAACAGCCTGCGCATCAGTCTTCAAAAAGCAGGCTACGCTGTTTGCGAAATAGCATCAACTGTAGAAGAAGCCATAAAGATCAAGAATAAAGAAAAGCCCAACCTGGTGCTGCTGGATATCCGGTTACAGGGCAAGCTGAGCGGTATTGACCTGGCCCGCATTTTACGATCAGAAAACATCGCTTTTATATTTATATCTGCCAACTCCAGCAAAGAAATTCTGGATGCGGCAAAAACCACGCGGCCATATGGGTTTATCGTTAAGCCTTTCCGGGATAAAGATGTTTTGGTGGCTATAGAGGTAGCGCTGTACCTCCATCAGCAAAACCAGGAAGTTATATCGAAAGATCAATTTTCAACCAATGAGATTCCCGGCGATGGCTTAACCGGTATTATTGGCGAAAGCCCTGCTATGGCGGCAGTGCTGAATAATATAAAAACAGTAAGTAATTCTTCTATATCAGTACTGATTTTAGGGGAAAGCGGCACCGGCAAAGAATTGGTGGCACGCTGCATTCACCGCATATCCCAACGCCGGGATAAACCTTATATCGTGGTAAACTGTGCCACATTGCCTGCCAACCTTGTTGAATCTGAATTATTTGGTCACGAAAAAGGTGCCTTTACAGGGGCTCAGGAAAAAAGAACGGGAAAATTTGAACAGGCAAACGAGGGTACTGTTTTTTTAGACGAAATAGGAGAATTGCCGCAGGACCTGCAAATTAAACTGCTGCGGGTTTTACAGGAAAAAGAAATTGATGTGATAGGCGGAAAAAAAAAGGCAATAGATGTGCGTATTATTGCTGCCACCAACCGCAACCTGGAAGAGGAAGTTGCTGCCGGCCGCTTCCGATTAGACCTCTTTTACCGGCTTTACGTATTTCCTGTTCATTTGCCGCCCCTGCGCGAGCGTAAAGAGGATCTGTTGTTATTGGCAAACCATTTTTTGCGGATTTATTCTCAAAAGGAAAAAAAGGCAGTGACCAGGCTAAGTGCCGGGGCACTTGATGCCATGCTGAATTATTCATGGCCCGGAAATATACGTGAACTTGAAAACATAATAGCCAGAAGCGTTTTACTGGCGAAGGGGGATACAGTGACCGATCTCCAACTGTTGTCATTTCAACAAAAAAGTGCCCCTGTGTTGTCTGCTGCAGCGCCAAAAACAATGGAAGAAAATGAGCGTGAATACATTATCAGCATAATCAATCAGTGTAACGGGAAACTTCAGGGATTAAACGGGGCCGCCAAAATGATGAACATCAATGTATCCACTTTAAGATCAAGAATGAAAAAACTGGGCATCTCAAAAACAAAATATTCATGA